A single window of Eleginops maclovinus isolate JMC-PN-2008 ecotype Puerto Natales chromosome 19, JC_Emac_rtc_rv5, whole genome shotgun sequence DNA harbors:
- the LOC134881660 gene encoding zinc finger BED domain-containing protein 4-like: MEKFLTAGPIKRKPTLQYEPSSTPTQKKTRRYDEVYIGLGFTSMLRLVAAMEPTYKLKSEKHYRTDMLEDIVGKVERKVKALISEEAGPFLSFTTDCWSGDTEALMSLTCHFIDHNWDRKQVLLNAKTMLGSHTGEYIGDMFISLLEHWDISHDRVVLVLRDSGANMVKGLRLAEIPDLSCSAHTIQLVVNDGINSQRVVLDINAKLKNIAKHFNHSVLAKQKLKKIQQELGLPEHSILQSEPTRWNSTLHMMQRMVEQKRALNNYAREYGKIATLSPDQWDIASNLIDTLEPMEEVTLEVSKSEASISCVIPSIAVLKMILQTEGPNTIGIKTLRESMLQSLQRRFQKMEDTQCLVLATLLDPRYKGHVFSEGTLDKAKRWIKEEHAVVSEQLKMATSAEEGLHSKQRRVEVEEVPGPSSVIDQMYANILGPHGSPTQESDEDHLISDQLQHYLQEPVINRQTGKPLEWWKQNASRLHLLAPLARKFLCPPPSSVPSERVFSEIGNIYDKKRSNLKGEHAEQLCFLHDNLRFLNWQY; encoded by the exons atggaaaagtttttaaCAGCGGGTCCAATCAAGCGTAAGCCTACTTTACAGTACGAGCCATCAAGCACTCCGACTCAGAAAAAGACGAGGAGATATGACGAGGTGTACATCGGGCTGGGCTTCACTAGTATGCTG AGGCTGGTGGCTGCAATGGAGCCCACGTACAAATTAAAATCGGAGAAGCACTACCGCACCGACATGCTTGAGGACATAGTTGGAAAAGTGGAGAGAAAAGTCAAAGCACTAATTTCAGAGGAGGCTGGCCCTTTTTTGTCCTTCACTACAGACTGTTGGTCTGGGGACACTGAGGCTCTCATGAGTCTAACATGCCATTTCATTGACCACAACTGGGACAGGAAGCAAGTCCTcctaaatgcaaaaacaatgttagGCTCCCACACAGGGGAGTATATTGGTGACATGTTCATCAGTCTGCTGGAGCACTGGGACATCAGCCATGACAGGGTTGTACTTGTTCTCCGTGACAGTGGGGCAAACATGGTCAAAGGTCTCAGACTGGCGGAAATACCTGATCTCAGCTGCAGCGCACACACCATACAGCTTGTGGTGAATGATGGCATCAACAGTCAGCGAGTAGTGCTGGACATTAATGCCAAATTAAAGAACATCGCCAAACATTTCAACCACTCTGTTCTTGCAAAGCAGAAGCTTAAAAAAATTCAACAAGAACTTGGCCTACCAGAGCACAGCATCCTCCAGTCTGAACCCACTCGCTGGAACTCCACGCTTCATATGATGCAGAGAATGGTGGAGCAGAAGAGAGCTCTGAACAACTACGCTCGAGAGTATGGAAAAATTGCCACTCTATCCCCTGATCAATGGGACATAGCTTCCAATTTAATTGATACATTGGAGCCTATGGAGGAAGTCACCCTTGAGGTGAGCAAGTCAGAGGCTTCCATCTCCTGCGTCATTCCGAGCATTGCTGTGCTGAAGATGATTCTTCAGACAGAGGGGCCAAACACAATTGGGATCAAAACTCTGCGAGAGTCAATGCTGCAAAGCTTACAGAGAAGATTCCAAAAGATGGAGGACACACAATGTCTAGTGCTCGCAACACTCCTGGACCCTCGCTATAAGGGCCATGTCTTTTCAGAGGGCACACTTGATAAAGCAAAAAGGTGGATAAAGGAGGAGCATGCTGTTGTGTCTGAACAGCTGAAGATGGCCACAAGTGCAGAAGAAGGACTACACTCGAAACAGAGAAGGGTGGAAGTTGAGGAAGTACCTGGTCCCTCCAGTGTCATTGACCAAATGTATGCCAACATCTTGGGACCTCATGGATCTCCTACTCAGGAGAGTGATGAAGACCACCTTATATCTGACCAGCTGCAGCACTACCTCCAGGAGCCAGTGATAAATAGGCAGACTGGTAAACCGCTAGAATGGTGGAAGCAAAATGCATCCCGTCTACACCTTCTTGCACCACTAGCAAGAAAATTCCTTTGTCCACCCCCTTCCTCAGTTCCCAGCGAGAGGGTGTTTAGTGAGATTGGGAACATTTATGACAAGAAGAGGAGCAACCTCAAGGGCGAACATGCCGAACAGTTGTGTTTCCTACATGACAACCTCCGTTTCTTGAACTGGCAGTATTGA